The proteins below come from a single Kitasatospora sp. NBC_00315 genomic window:
- a CDS encoding LysE family translocator — translation MVSSDRLIAFAAMSLLLIVIPGPSVLFVIGRALAQGRRAALTTVAGNTLGSYLLVVAVALGVGSIVERSVLVFTALKLLGAAYLVYLGARAVQRRGSLQAAFAGDAPARGGLRTLWEGFAVGVANPKTMVFFAAVLPQFVDRDRGRVTAQMLVLGLVFNIIAVASDSVWGLAAGTMRSWFVRSPRRLALIGGIGGLTMIGLGVTVAATGRKD, via the coding sequence ATGGTGTCCTCCGACCGGCTGATCGCGTTCGCGGCCATGTCCCTCCTGCTGATCGTGATCCCCGGCCCCAGCGTGCTGTTCGTGATCGGACGGGCCCTGGCGCAGGGGCGTCGTGCCGCGCTGACCACGGTCGCGGGGAACACCCTCGGCTCGTACCTGCTCGTCGTGGCCGTGGCCCTCGGGGTCGGAAGCATCGTGGAACGCTCGGTCCTGGTCTTCACGGCACTGAAGCTGCTGGGCGCCGCGTACCTGGTGTACCTCGGAGCCCGGGCGGTGCAGCGGCGCGGATCCCTGCAGGCCGCCTTCGCCGGTGACGCCCCCGCCCGGGGCGGCCTGCGCACGCTGTGGGAGGGATTCGCGGTCGGCGTGGCGAACCCCAAGACGATGGTCTTCTTCGCCGCCGTCCTCCCCCAGTTCGTCGATCGCGACCGGGGGCGCGTCACGGCGCAGATGCTGGTACTCGGCCTGGTCTTCAACATCATCGCGGTGGCGTCCGACAGCGTGTGGGGCCTCGCCGCCGGCACCATGCGGAGCTGGTTCGTCCGCTCACCGCGCCGGCTCGCGCTGATCGGTGGGATCGGCGGGCTCACGATGATCGGCCTCGGCGTGACGGTCGCCGCGACGGGCCGTAAGGACTGA
- a CDS encoding DUF6308 family protein translates to MPDRSDEFTARLRALLSAPEAAADLRRYFCTRAADGRAPAYTGARFEHLDGGGDRPGVADTLTAADLAAVQTLSVTVPARAAIALLEGDLGVTLAGLLAGIPRDLDLAEAEPGVLAAGSPADLAWHLLKEEPGLGWVMTGKLLARKRPRLIPVYDHVVRCAVGRPDSYWLSLRQALAADGGALHEQLLALRATADVPRTVSAIRVCDVVLWMRHVTGHQAKGCPGVAVQPR, encoded by the coding sequence GTGCCCGACCGGTCCGATGAGTTCACCGCGCGCCTGCGCGCCCTGCTGTCCGCGCCCGAGGCCGCCGCGGACCTGCGCCGGTACTTCTGCACCCGGGCCGCCGACGGAAGGGCGCCCGCGTACACCGGGGCCCGGTTCGAGCACCTGGACGGCGGCGGGGACCGGCCCGGGGTGGCCGACACCCTCACGGCCGCCGACCTGGCAGCCGTCCAGACCCTGTCGGTCACCGTGCCGGCCCGGGCGGCGATCGCCCTGCTGGAGGGAGACCTCGGTGTGACGCTGGCCGGGCTGCTGGCCGGCATACCCCGCGATCTGGACCTGGCCGAGGCGGAGCCGGGCGTGCTGGCGGCCGGATCGCCGGCCGACCTGGCCTGGCACCTGCTGAAGGAGGAGCCCGGGCTCGGGTGGGTGATGACCGGGAAGTTGCTGGCCCGCAAGCGTCCGCGTCTGATCCCGGTCTACGACCACGTGGTGCGCTGCGCGGTCGGCCGCCCCGACTCCTACTGGCTCTCGCTGCGGCAGGCACTGGCGGCCGACGGCGGTGCCCTGCACGAGCAACTGCTCGCCCTGCGAGCCACGGCCGACGTGCCGCGGACGGTGAGCGCGATCAGGGTGTGCGACGTGGTG
- a CDS encoding radical SAM/SPASM domain-containing protein, whose product MTAGTTHATAAPTGSLRSARFYITFRCNSLCGYCNVWQDDKFKGYDELTAERGREILDQLHALGVRYVDFTGGEPVLHPHINEIVQYAKSLGMTVEITSNGIRFAKHIDAIVPYVDTMNVSLDTLRPDRYREIRGVPTLDRALDVIRRIAATGSGNLKLICVVTRENVDEVPELLRFAQENRVAIYFSTMFEYFEDQDTVRDFNRTQRKLKLVEQNGKPVDDRPAPCGSGGGGGEPTGGAIAAELLGLLHQPYAVINLHFRKYVEALDPSAPTDCYANKRILTIGPDGRLVLPCYHAFDNSVEWDRDLSELVQNEEFIRVRDEEVGHRKECRGCTVFPYIGLSFSYRFDKIFLYQALSEEIAKFKTRFADPLHPAITPDLDGLRRSYADLERFIDQGIPVPRPPASPDLFYRFDVTGTGIRSELLAGETSLAELLGDHVDEYCWGIQRSPHVWIRMLYRDLMPALTELHAGSRLPRGAYEATVAALYEVQLAWWQAYLGRYFTGGQAIDTAGPTAVVAGFLARTGDLLPDAPQSDRIRQILLHAGCVLGLAPESLAPLAGRTPFAELALTVKHLLLVAADADLPGYAELLPAHAAEPLLRVLREPEPRQIGPAEPDADDPELSRLLQHERTLDRATAERLAASLRGAVPEQHRADLTARLLAHELRTPHLIRRRGAELRLRGIGGAGGGASPVAVGSVAAGSVVAGAPAVGSPVVGSMAVGEETPPA is encoded by the coding sequence GTGACAGCAGGCACAACACACGCGACCGCAGCCCCCACGGGTTCCCTGCGGTCGGCACGCTTCTACATCACCTTCCGCTGCAACTCGCTCTGCGGCTACTGCAACGTCTGGCAGGACGACAAGTTCAAGGGGTACGACGAACTCACCGCGGAGCGCGGCCGCGAGATCCTGGACCAACTCCACGCGCTCGGCGTGCGCTACGTGGACTTCACCGGTGGTGAGCCCGTCCTGCACCCGCACATCAACGAGATCGTCCAGTACGCCAAGTCCCTCGGGATGACGGTGGAGATCACGAGCAACGGCATCCGGTTCGCCAAGCACATCGACGCGATCGTCCCGTACGTCGACACCATGAACGTCTCCCTGGACACCCTCAGACCCGACCGCTACCGGGAGATCCGCGGCGTACCGACACTCGACCGCGCACTGGACGTGATCCGGCGGATCGCCGCGACCGGCTCCGGGAACCTCAAGCTCATCTGCGTGGTCACCCGGGAGAACGTCGACGAGGTGCCGGAGCTGCTCCGCTTCGCGCAGGAGAACCGGGTCGCCATCTACTTCTCCACCATGTTCGAGTACTTCGAGGACCAGGACACCGTCCGGGACTTCAACCGGACCCAGCGCAAGCTCAAGCTGGTCGAGCAGAACGGAAAGCCGGTCGACGACCGGCCGGCGCCCTGCGGCAGCGGTGGCGGTGGCGGGGAGCCGACCGGCGGAGCGATCGCCGCCGAGCTGCTCGGCCTGCTCCATCAGCCGTACGCGGTGATCAACCTGCACTTCCGCAAGTACGTCGAGGCCCTCGACCCGTCCGCCCCGACCGACTGCTACGCCAACAAGCGCATCCTCACCATCGGTCCGGACGGCCGCCTCGTCCTGCCCTGCTACCACGCCTTCGACAACTCGGTGGAGTGGGACCGCGATCTCTCGGAACTGGTCCAGAACGAGGAGTTCATCCGGGTCCGGGACGAGGAGGTCGGGCACCGGAAGGAATGCCGGGGCTGCACCGTCTTCCCGTACATCGGGCTCTCCTTCAGCTACCGCTTCGACAAGATCTTCCTCTACCAGGCCCTGTCCGAGGAGATCGCCAAGTTCAAGACCCGGTTCGCCGACCCCCTCCACCCCGCGATCACCCCGGACCTCGACGGACTCCGGCGGAGCTACGCCGATCTCGAACGGTTCATCGACCAGGGCATCCCCGTCCCCCGGCCGCCCGCCTCGCCGGACCTCTTCTACCGCTTCGACGTCACCGGGACCGGCATCAGATCCGAACTCCTCGCCGGTGAGACGAGCCTGGCGGAGCTGCTCGGCGACCACGTGGACGAGTACTGCTGGGGCATCCAGCGCTCGCCGCACGTCTGGATCCGGATGCTGTACCGGGATCTGATGCCCGCGCTGACCGAGCTCCACGCGGGGAGCCGGCTTCCCCGAGGAGCCTACGAGGCCACGGTGGCGGCCCTGTACGAGGTCCAACTCGCCTGGTGGCAGGCGTACCTGGGCCGCTACTTCACCGGTGGGCAGGCGATCGACACGGCCGGTCCGACCGCCGTGGTCGCCGGCTTCCTCGCGCGCACGGGTGACCTGCTGCCGGACGCGCCCCAGTCCGACCGGATCCGGCAGATCCTGCTGCACGCGGGCTGCGTGCTCGGCCTCGCACCCGAGAGCCTCGCTCCGCTCGCGGGCCGGACGCCGTTCGCCGAGCTGGCGTTGACCGTCAAGCACCTGCTGCTCGTCGCCGCCGACGCCGACCTCCCCGGTTACGCGGAGCTGCTCCCGGCGCACGCGGCGGAGCCGCTGCTCCGGGTGCTCCGGGAGCCGGAGCCCCGGCAGATCGGGCCCGCGGAGCCGGACGCGGACGACCCCGAGCTGTCCCGGCTGCTGCAGCACGAGCGCACACTCGACCGGGCCACCGCCGAGCGGCTCGCCGCATCGCTGCGCGGAGCCGTGCCGGAGCAGCACCGTGCGGACCTCACCGCCCGGCTGCTGGCCCACGAACTGCGGACCCCGCACCTGATCCGCCGTCGCGGGGCGGAGCTGCGACTGCGAGGGATCGGCGGAGCCGGCGGCGGCGCATCGCCGGTGGCCGTCGGGTCGGTGGCCGCAGGGTCGGTCGTGGCCGGGGCGCCGGCCGTCGGATCGCCGGTCGTCGGATCGATGGCCGTCGGCGAGGAGACCCCGCCCGCGTGA
- a CDS encoding aldo/keto reductase family oxidoreductase: MTGSHDTAAVRRPLYGCMGLGGGWDTSPFTAADIGHAEAAVEAALAAGITAFDHADIYRYGKSEAVFGEVLARTPGLRERIVLQTKCGIRLPEEGLPGRYDLRGPSILRRVEESLGRLRTDVIDVLLLHRPDPLADPQDIAAALAELHGQGLVRNFGVSNMSAAQIARLQAHLDVPLVVNQLEMSLGRRDWVEAGVLVNTPAAAGNGFPHGTLEHCAANGIRLQAWGALAQGRFTGSRETPAGRLVAELAERRGTTPETIVLWWLQRHPAGIAPVIGTSRPERIGACRDAVQREPELTHEEWYELWIAARGAPLP; this comes from the coding sequence ATGACAGGAAGCCACGACACCGCCGCCGTCCGTCGGCCGTTGTACGGCTGCATGGGACTCGGCGGCGGCTGGGACACCAGCCCCTTCACCGCCGCGGACATCGGCCACGCCGAGGCGGCCGTCGAGGCTGCCCTGGCCGCCGGGATCACGGCCTTCGACCACGCCGACATCTACCGGTACGGCAAGTCCGAAGCGGTCTTCGGGGAGGTGCTCGCCAGGACGCCCGGCCTGCGCGAGCGCATCGTCCTGCAGACCAAGTGCGGCATCCGGCTGCCCGAGGAGGGGCTCCCGGGCCGGTACGACCTGCGGGGGCCGAGCATCCTCCGGCGGGTCGAGGAGAGCCTCGGGCGGCTGCGGACGGACGTCATCGACGTCCTGCTCCTGCACCGGCCCGACCCCCTGGCCGACCCGCAGGACATCGCCGCCGCGCTCGCCGAGCTGCACGGCCAGGGGCTGGTGAGGAACTTCGGCGTCTCCAACATGAGCGCGGCGCAGATCGCCCGCCTGCAGGCGCACCTCGACGTGCCGCTGGTCGTCAACCAGCTGGAGATGAGCCTGGGGCGACGGGACTGGGTGGAGGCCGGCGTCCTGGTGAACACCCCGGCCGCGGCCGGCAACGGCTTCCCGCACGGGACGCTCGAACACTGCGCCGCGAACGGGATCCGGCTGCAGGCGTGGGGAGCGCTGGCCCAGGGGCGCTTCACCGGCTCCCGGGAGACACCGGCCGGGCGCCTCGTCGCGGAGCTGGCCGAACGCCGGGGGACCACGCCGGAGACGATCGTGCTCTGGTGGCTCCAGCGCCACCCGGCGGGCATCGCCCCGGTCATCGGCACCAGCCGGCCCGAGCGCATCGGCGCCTGCCGCGACGCCGTGCAGCGCGAGCCCGAGCTCACCCACGAGGAGTGGTACGAGCTGTGGATCGCCGCCCGGGGGGCTCCGCTGCCCTGA
- a CDS encoding GMC family oxidoreductase: MTAGPAAAGYDVVVLGGGVAGCVLAARLSEDRARSVCLVEAGPDYGPDRQDWPPTLRDARALPRDDVWERHAPVHRIRARVIGGSSSINGCWNTWGSEADHAAWERAGGPGWSASAMEPYRLRAVEQMRLRQVPEREFSPWSRAALAAAAELGYREVDMAAPGGPGYGTPLLNAVDGLRRNAAFGYLDEARSRPNLTILAGAVVDRLDVRGGRVHGVEIEVDGRRERLVADSYLLAGGTFGSPAVLLRSGIGPAAHLAEVGIRPEIDLPGVGANLVDQPGVFVPLAPTAELNASLAAQQAAGELYVSRMLVRAAGEDCPDDSWNLHILPAAGPPLFGKLAPGEFEAGISAFVMNPRSRGRLRLTSADPAAAPEIDPGFLSDDGGRDVAVLRSGLEIVERMAATAALKSLAGPLSGHPARDLSDERLRARLGTYWHPVGTCAVGSDDDPFAVVDGQARVRGVSNLRIVDASVLPTVPAANTQLPVLAVAEMLADTLRD; the protein is encoded by the coding sequence GTGACGGCCGGACCGGCCGCGGCCGGCTACGACGTGGTCGTCCTCGGCGGGGGAGTGGCCGGCTGCGTGCTGGCCGCCCGGCTGAGCGAGGACCGCGCCCGCTCGGTCTGCCTGGTGGAGGCCGGCCCGGACTACGGACCGGACCGGCAGGACTGGCCGCCCACGCTGCGCGACGCCCGCGCCCTGCCGCGCGACGACGTCTGGGAGCGGCACGCACCCGTGCACCGGATCCGCGCGCGGGTCATCGGCGGCTCCTCCAGCATCAACGGCTGCTGGAACACCTGGGGGTCGGAGGCCGACCACGCCGCCTGGGAGCGGGCGGGCGGCCCAGGCTGGTCCGCGTCCGCGATGGAGCCGTACCGCCTGCGGGCGGTGGAGCAGATGCGCCTGCGGCAGGTGCCGGAGCGCGAGTTCTCGCCCTGGAGCCGGGCCGCCCTGGCGGCGGCCGCCGAACTCGGCTACCGGGAGGTGGACATGGCCGCCCCCGGCGGTCCCGGCTACGGCACCCCGCTGCTCAACGCCGTCGACGGGCTGCGCCGGAACGCGGCCTTCGGCTACCTGGACGAGGCGCGCTCCCGCCCCAACCTGACCATCCTCGCCGGCGCCGTGGTGGACCGGCTCGACGTCCGCGGCGGGCGCGTGCACGGCGTCGAGATCGAGGTGGACGGACGGCGTGAGCGGCTGGTCGCCGACAGCTACCTGCTGGCCGGCGGCACCTTCGGGTCGCCCGCCGTACTCCTGCGCAGCGGGATCGGCCCGGCCGCCCACCTGGCGGAGGTCGGCATCCGGCCCGAGATCGACCTGCCCGGCGTCGGCGCGAACCTCGTCGACCAGCCCGGCGTCTTCGTACCGCTGGCCCCCACGGCGGAGCTGAACGCGAGCCTCGCCGCCCAGCAGGCGGCCGGCGAACTGTACGTCAGCCGGATGCTGGTCCGGGCGGCCGGCGAGGACTGCCCCGACGACTCCTGGAACCTGCACATCCTGCCCGCCGCCGGGCCGCCGCTGTTCGGCAAGCTGGCGCCGGGGGAGTTCGAGGCCGGCATCTCCGCCTTCGTGATGAACCCCCGCTCGCGCGGCCGGCTGCGGCTCACCTCGGCCGATCCGGCGGCGGCCCCGGAGATCGACCCCGGCTTCCTCTCGGACGACGGCGGGCGGGACGTCGCCGTGCTGCGATCGGGCCTGGAGATCGTCGAGCGGATGGCCGCCACGGCGGCGCTGAAATCCCTGGCGGGGCCGCTGAGCGGGCACCCCGCGCGGGATCTCTCCGACGAGCGGCTCCGTGCCCGGCTCGGCACCTACTGGCACCCGGTGGGCACCTGCGCCGTGGGGTCGGACGACGACCCGTTCGCCGTGGTCGACGGGCAGGCCCGGGTGCGCGGAGTGTCGAACCTGCGGATCGTCGACGCTTCTGTGCTGCCGACCGTCCCGGCGGCCAACACCCAGCTCCCGGTGCTCGCCGTCGCGGAGATGCTGGCCGATACGCTGCGGGACTGA